In Cyanobacteria bacterium FACHB-DQ100, one genomic interval encodes:
- a CDS encoding orotate phosphoribosyltransferase, translating into MTNVTKFDAKSFPWATAAIDEVRDRLLDLFCAGAYREGDFLLSSGQRSTYYINGKQVTLHPQGALAVGRVLLSLLDAETVAVAGLTLGADPIVTATSVVAAYEGRTIAALIVRKEAKGHGTQAYIEGLTLPQGSPVVVLEDVVTTGQSAMKAVDRLRDAGYRVEEVISLVDRQQGGAEFYQQQGLKFRAVYTIVDLQQRWKQLQA; encoded by the coding sequence ATGACAAATGTAACTAAGTTCGACGCAAAATCATTTCCTTGGGCAACTGCCGCGATCGATGAGGTGCGCGATCGGCTGTTGGATCTCTTCTGTGCAGGGGCGTATCGCGAGGGTGATTTTCTCTTATCTTCGGGACAGCGCAGCACGTACTACATCAACGGAAAACAGGTGACGCTGCATCCTCAAGGAGCGCTGGCAGTAGGTCGAGTCCTATTATCGCTGCTGGATGCGGAAACGGTGGCGGTGGCGGGATTGACGCTAGGGGCTGATCCGATCGTCACTGCAACCAGCGTTGTCGCGGCGTATGAAGGGCGCACGATCGCGGCGCTGATTGTGCGTAAAGAAGCGAAAGGACATGGCACACAGGCGTATATCGAAGGATTAACGCTGCCGCAGGGAAGTCCGGTTGTGGTGTTAGAAGATGTGGTGACAACCGGACAATCGGCGATGAAAGCAGTTGATCGACTGCGCGATGCGGGCTATCGAGTTGAGGAAGTCATTTCGCTCGTTGATCGTCAACAAGGAGGGGCAGAGTTTTATCAACAGCAGGGCTTGAAGTTTCGAGCGGTTTATACGATCGTTGACTTACAGCAGCGCTGGAAACAATTGCAGGCTTAG
- a CDS encoding low molecular weight phosphotyrosine protein phosphatase: protein MAYRLLFVCLGNICRSPSAENIMNHLIQQAGLEHEIVCDSAGTSSYHIGSPPDRRMTAAAKLRGIQLVGRARQFERSDFEEFDLILAMDHDNYEAICSIDPAGTYRDKVQLMCNFCTEHTLREVPDPYYGGQEGFNFVIDLLLDACQGLLDFIIKEQNLTPSSARSIERS, encoded by the coding sequence ATGGCATATCGCTTATTGTTTGTGTGTTTGGGCAATATTTGTCGATCGCCCTCTGCCGAGAATATTATGAATCACTTAATTCAGCAGGCGGGATTAGAGCATGAGATTGTTTGTGATTCGGCGGGGACATCGAGCTATCACATCGGCAGTCCGCCCGATCGCAGAATGACGGCGGCGGCAAAACTGCGGGGAATTCAATTAGTCGGACGGGCGCGACAATTTGAACGATCGGATTTTGAAGAATTTGATCTGATTTTGGCGATGGATCACGACAATTATGAGGCGATTTGCTCGATCGATCCGGCTGGAACTTATCGCGATAAAGTTCAATTAATGTGTAATTTCTGCACAGAGCACACGCTGCGGGAGGTTCCTGATCCTTACTACGGTGGGCAAGAAGGATTTAACTTTGTGATCGATTTGCTGCTGGATGCGTGTCAAGGATTGTTGGACTTCATTATTAAGGAACAGAACTTAACGCCCTCTTCCGCCCGCTCGATCGAGCGATCGTGA
- the murB gene encoding UDP-N-acetylmuramate dehydrogenase, translating into MTLSIDSRTVHSPGSDGSRSPNALDQPIRSKILTIPIVGSDAVLKANVLLASLTSFRVGGPADWYAAPRTLEELQACLEWAHSQDVPVTMLGAGSNLLVSDAGLPGLVVSTRHLRHIEFDDANGQVTVGAGEPLPRLAWKLADRGWQGFEWAVGIPGTVGGAVVMNAGAHSSSVSEILVSATVLLPDGTTQILTPEELKYEYRTSALQGGSRYVTQATLQLRPGADPTAVNTVTANHKQQRQNTQPYHLPSCGSVFRNPGNYKAGWLIEQVGLKGYQIGGAQVAQRHANFILNCGGATASDIFQLIHHVQQRVQQEWSLLLEPEVKMLGEF; encoded by the coding sequence ATGACACTCTCTATTGATTCTCGGACTGTTCATTCACCTGGTTCCGACGGTTCTCGATCGCCTAATGCGCTGGATCAACCGATTCGGTCTAAGATACTCACGATTCCGATCGTTGGTAGCGACGCTGTGCTGAAAGCTAATGTTCTCCTCGCCTCACTGACTTCATTTCGAGTCGGCGGACCTGCGGACTGGTATGCCGCACCCCGAACCCTTGAAGAACTACAAGCCTGTTTAGAGTGGGCGCATTCACAGGACGTACCGGTGACGATGCTAGGAGCGGGGTCGAATTTGCTGGTCAGCGATGCAGGCTTACCGGGGTTAGTGGTTTCAACCCGGCATCTACGGCACATTGAATTTGACGATGCGAACGGGCAAGTCACCGTAGGCGCAGGTGAACCGTTACCGCGTCTCGCTTGGAAACTCGCCGATCGAGGATGGCAGGGATTTGAATGGGCGGTGGGAATTCCGGGAACGGTGGGGGGTGCAGTGGTGATGAATGCAGGCGCACACAGCAGCAGTGTCTCGGAAATCTTGGTGAGTGCAACGGTATTGCTACCCGATGGAACGACGCAGATTCTTACGCCAGAGGAGTTGAAGTACGAATATCGCACCTCGGCTCTACAGGGCGGTTCGCGCTACGTGACTCAAGCAACCCTTCAACTGCGTCCGGGTGCGGATCCCACCGCAGTGAACACGGTTACAGCGAACCACAAACAACAGCGCCAGAACACCCAGCCGTACCATTTACCGAGTTGCGGCAGCGTGTTCCGCAATCCCGGAAACTATAAGGCAGGCTGGCTGATTGAGCAGGTGGGCTTGAAGGGCTATCAGATCGGGGGCGCTCAGGTCGCGCAACGTCATGCGAATTTTATTCTCAACTGTGGGGGCGCGACAGCCTCGGATATTTTTCAACTGATTCATCATGTGCAACAGCGAGTGCAGCAGGAATGGTCGCTGTTGCTAGAGCCAGAAGTGAAAATGCTGGGTGAATTTTAG
- a CDS encoding thiamine-phosphate kinase — protein MSLTVQDIGEQGLLKRVQAFCPSAIVGDDAAVLPTEPGKSLVITSDVLVDGVHFSDRTTPPESAGWRAIAANLSDLAAMGALPLGITVGLGLPKTTPVEWVERLYQGMSDCLNQFGGAIVGGDLCRSPVVTLAITAFGQVDPDRVIQRSTAQPGDAIFVTGVHGSSRAGLEMLLNSDHAPERASLIRAHQYPIPRFDLPQFSGRVSGMDSSDGLADAVLQICRMSGVGAKLDHALIPIEPALKQWVSPQQAIDWALYGGEDFELVLSLPFGQAQQWVKQVKGSAIVGEITSDLAVQLIDSSGGFDDRPLSLEQGFQHFSG, from the coding sequence ATGTCTCTGACCGTTCAAGATATCGGCGAACAAGGGTTATTAAAGCGAGTTCAGGCATTCTGTCCGAGTGCGATTGTTGGAGACGATGCTGCTGTTTTGCCCACAGAACCGGGAAAATCACTGGTCATTACTTCTGATGTTCTCGTCGATGGTGTGCATTTTAGTGACCGAACCACACCGCCAGAATCCGCAGGTTGGAGAGCGATCGCTGCAAATCTTTCGGATCTCGCTGCAATGGGAGCCTTACCGCTTGGTATCACAGTCGGTTTAGGTCTACCGAAAACAACGCCCGTAGAATGGGTCGAACGGCTTTATCAAGGAATGTCGGATTGTTTGAATCAGTTTGGTGGGGCGATCGTCGGCGGAGATTTATGTCGATCGCCTGTAGTTACGTTGGCAATTACTGCGTTTGGACAAGTTGATCCAGATCGTGTGATTCAGCGATCGACCGCTCAACCAGGTGATGCCATTTTCGTCACCGGAGTTCATGGCTCATCTCGCGCAGGTTTAGAAATGTTGTTGAACTCTGATCACGCTCCAGAACGGGCTTCTCTGATTCGCGCTCATCAATATCCGATTCCGCGATTTGATCTGCCCCAGTTTTCGGGTCGTGTTTCTGGCATGGATAGCAGCGATGGACTCGCAGACGCAGTGCTGCAAATTTGCCGGATGAGCGGAGTTGGGGCAAAGCTCGATCATGCGTTGATTCCGATCGAGCCTGCCTTAAAGCAATGGGTTTCACCCCAACAAGCGATCGACTGGGCACTCTACGGCGGTGAGGATTTCGAGCTTGTTTTATCTTTACCGTTCGGGCAGGCGCAACAGTGGGTGAAGCAAGTGAAAGGATCAGCGATCGTCGGTGAAATTACTTCTGATTTGGCAGTTCAATTAATTGATTCTTCGGGTGGGTTTGACGATCGACCTTTGAGCTTAGAACAGGGATTTCAGCATTTTAGCGGCTGA
- the accB gene encoding acetyl-CoA carboxylase biotin carboxyl carrier protein yields MPLDLTELRELLTTLNQTDISELTLKADDFELTVRRGSRVEAPAIAPVPGVMPQPVVAPPPEPVKPEAPSAAPISDRKLVDVVSPIVGTFYRAPSPDEPPFADIGTRIQKGQVVCIIEAMKVMNEIEAEVAGEVVEVLVQNGQPVEYGQPLMRVNPA; encoded by the coding sequence GTGCCACTGGATCTCACTGAACTGCGTGAATTATTAACGACGTTAAATCAAACAGATATTTCGGAATTAACGTTAAAAGCAGATGATTTTGAATTGACGGTACGGCGCGGGTCGCGAGTCGAAGCGCCTGCGATCGCGCCTGTTCCGGGTGTAATGCCTCAACCTGTAGTTGCACCGCCGCCTGAACCTGTAAAACCGGAAGCACCCAGCGCTGCACCCATCAGCGATCGCAAGCTCGTTGATGTGGTTTCGCCGATCGTTGGCACGTTCTACCGCGCTCCTTCTCCGGATGAGCCGCCTTTTGCTGATATTGGGACTCGCATCCAAAAAGGGCAGGTTGTTTGCATCATCGAAGCGATGAAAGTGATGAATGAAATCGAAGCCGAAGTCGCGGGCGAGGTTGTCGAAGTGCTAGTGCAGAACGGGCAACCCGTAGAATATGGACAGCCTTTGATGCGGGTTAATCCGGCTTAG
- a CDS encoding type I glyceraldehyde-3-phosphate dehydrogenase — MVRVAINGFGRIGRNFLRCWAGRQTTGLDLVAINDTSDPRTNAHLIKYDSMLGKFSGEVSADENTITVNGKTIKCTSDRNPENLPWGAWDIDLIIESTGVFISKEGATKHLNAGAKKVLITAPGKNEDGTFVVGVNHEDYDHHKHHIISNASCTTNCLAPIAKVIHENFGIIKGTMTTTHSYTGDQRILDASHRDLRRARAAAINIVPTSTGAAKAVALVLPELAGKLNGIALRVPTPNVSVVDLVVNVEKSTIADQVNAVLKEASETSLKGILKYCDLPLVSSDHAGTDESSIIDAALTMVMGGDMVKVVAWYDNEWGYSQRVVDLAEVVAQKWEK; from the coding sequence GTGGTTAGAGTAGCGATCAACGGCTTTGGACGTATTGGACGCAACTTTTTGCGATGCTGGGCAGGGCGGCAGACGACGGGACTGGATTTGGTTGCGATTAACGATACGTCTGATCCCAGAACGAACGCGCATTTGATCAAGTATGACTCGATGCTGGGTAAATTCTCCGGCGAAGTGAGTGCGGACGAGAATACGATCACGGTGAACGGTAAGACGATTAAATGCACCTCCGATCGCAATCCCGAAAACCTACCCTGGGGGGCTTGGGACATTGATCTGATCATCGAATCAACGGGTGTGTTCATCTCGAAAGAGGGCGCAACCAAGCATCTCAATGCAGGTGCAAAAAAGGTTCTGATCACTGCGCCTGGCAAGAATGAAGATGGGACGTTTGTCGTGGGAGTGAACCACGAAGATTACGACCATCACAAGCACCACATCATCAGTAACGCAAGCTGTACGACGAACTGCTTAGCGCCGATCGCGAAAGTGATCCACGAAAACTTTGGCATTATCAAAGGTACGATGACGACGACCCACAGCTACACTGGGGATCAGCGGATTCTTGATGCGAGCCACCGGGATTTGCGTCGGGCACGGGCAGCGGCGATTAACATTGTACCGACTTCGACCGGTGCAGCGAAAGCGGTTGCGCTCGTCCTCCCCGAACTAGCTGGAAAGCTGAACGGGATTGCATTGCGCGTTCCGACTCCGAACGTTTCGGTTGTGGATCTTGTGGTGAACGTGGAGAAAAGCACGATCGCCGATCAAGTGAATGCAGTGCTGAAAGAGGCTTCAGAAACTTCGCTCAAAGGAATTCTGAAATATTGCGATCTGCCGTTGGTGTCCAGCGATCACGCGGGAACCGATGAATCATCGATTATCGATGCGGCTTTGACGATGGTGATGGGCGGCGACATGGTGAAGGTGGTCGCTTGGTATGACAACGAGTGGGGCTATTCTCAGCGGGTGGTTGACCTGGCTGAAGTTGTTGCCCAGAAGTGGGAAAAATAA
- a CDS encoding UDP-N-acetylmuramate--L-alanine ligase, translating to MLSSVDFSGRPFHFIGIGGIGMSALAYVLLDRKLPVSGSDLRSSHITERLQTSGAQIFIGQDASNFDRLRSRTTVPHPVAIGANVATLVPPQSKTELPQVVCSTAINPANSEYRAALALGCPIFHRSDILAALIQEYRSIAVAGTHGKTTTSSLISYMLHGANLDPTVIVGGEVKAWEGNARIGQGEYLVAEADESDGSLVKFAPYIGIITNAELDHPDHYSTLDQVVETFQTFANRCKVTIGSIDCETVRDRITPTISYSLDPATNADYTVDQVQYRGDGTTARVWERGQVLGQIKLQILGQHNLSNALAAIAVGRLLGLEFQTIAAAIAPFEGARRRFEHRGDYNDVLFIDDYAHHPSELRVTLAAARLQAGKTHPRRRVVAIFQPHRYSRTQTFLAEFAESFGDADVVVLSDIYSAGEANTGEISGQTLANLVATHHSSVHYQPSLAAMGDFLAKLLTPGDLAIFLGAGNLNQIIPDVMAYQQGVEKAAS from the coding sequence ATGCTGAGTTCCGTTGACTTCAGCGGCAGACCATTTCATTTTATCGGTATCGGTGGAATTGGAATGTCGGCCCTAGCTTATGTCTTGTTAGACCGTAAGTTACCTGTATCGGGTTCCGATCTGCGATCGAGCCATATTACCGAGCGATTGCAAACCTCAGGCGCACAGATTTTTATCGGGCAAGATGCCTCAAATTTTGATCGTTTGCGATCGCGGACGACGGTGCCGCACCCTGTCGCAATCGGGGCTAACGTTGCCACGCTGGTTCCGCCTCAGAGCAAAACCGAACTGCCGCAAGTGGTTTGCTCCACCGCAATCAATCCTGCCAATTCTGAATACCGAGCCGCATTAGCGTTAGGCTGTCCCATCTTTCATCGATCGGATATTCTCGCTGCATTAATTCAGGAATATCGCAGCATCGCAGTCGCCGGGACTCACGGCAAAACCACAACAAGCAGCCTGATTAGCTACATGCTTCACGGAGCAAATCTTGACCCTACCGTGATTGTTGGTGGTGAGGTGAAAGCTTGGGAAGGCAACGCCCGCATCGGACAGGGCGAATACTTGGTTGCAGAAGCCGACGAATCCGATGGATCGCTCGTAAAATTTGCGCCTTACATCGGAATCATCACCAACGCCGAACTAGACCATCCCGACCACTACAGCACCCTTGATCAAGTCGTCGAAACGTTCCAAACCTTTGCGAATCGCTGCAAAGTGACGATCGGATCAATTGATTGTGAAACGGTACGAGATCGCATCACACCCACCATTAGCTACAGTCTTGATCCGGCCACAAATGCAGATTACACCGTCGATCAAGTCCAATATCGCGGAGATGGCACAACCGCGCGAGTGTGGGAGCGAGGACAAGTCTTAGGACAGATTAAACTCCAAATTCTCGGACAGCATAATTTGAGTAATGCACTCGCCGCGATCGCGGTGGGTCGGTTATTGGGGCTGGAGTTTCAGACAATTGCAGCAGCGATCGCACCGTTTGAAGGAGCGCGTCGTCGGTTTGAGCATCGGGGTGATTATAACGACGTACTATTTATCGATGATTACGCTCACCATCCGAGCGAACTCCGGGTGACTTTGGCAGCCGCACGCCTGCAAGCCGGGAAAACTCATCCGCGTCGGCGCGTTGTAGCGATTTTTCAACCGCACCGCTACAGCCGCACTCAAACTTTTCTAGCAGAGTTTGCGGAATCGTTTGGGGATGCTGATGTGGTTGTTCTCAGTGACATCTACAGCGCTGGAGAAGCGAATACCGGGGAAATTAGCGGTCAGACGCTCGCGAATCTGGTTGCAACTCATCATTCCAGTGTGCACTACCAACCATCCCTTGCTGCGATGGGCGATTTTCTAGCCAAACTTCTGACTCCGGGCGATCTTGCGATCTTTCTAGGGGCTGGAAATTTGAATCAGATTATCCCCGATGTGATGGCTTACCAACAGGGCGTTGAGAAAGCTGCTTCCTAG
- a CDS encoding HlyC/CorC family transporter has product MTASIPPVLAVPTQDLSFTDIGLRFLSVLLLIAINAFFVTAEFSIVSVRRSRINQLVDAGDVQARTVQSLQRSIDRLLSTTQLGITLSSLALGWIGESTMAVVVAVWLNHLPLPSAWIQPISHSLSTAIAFLMIAYLQIVLGELCPKSVALLYSEEIARFLGPFSLAIARFFNPFVWALNQSTRLLLRLIGIQYTGQGWYNQVTPEELQLIIATSTESSGLEQEERELLSNVFEFAEVSAESVMVRRPSMITLPIDATVRDLLVEVAESGHSRFPITGESLDDICGFVHLKEFAEPLVQGTLDLESPIKPWIQPARFVPEYTTLGELLSLMQRDRQHMVLVVDEFGGTAGLVTIQDLVTQIIGDPPESESDEDQEIQIVDENTFLIQAQVDVEEINDRLHLGLPMMDEYQTLGGFLFYQWQKIPHKGETLQYANYELTVVSAEGPRLHEIRVHRIETPAMLDEFSKPD; this is encoded by the coding sequence ATGACTGCTTCTATTCCGCCCGTGTTGGCAGTTCCGACCCAGGATTTAAGTTTTACCGATATCGGATTGCGATTTCTTTCAGTATTGCTGCTGATTGCGATCAATGCCTTTTTTGTGACTGCGGAATTCTCGATCGTCTCGGTGCGTCGCTCCCGAATTAATCAATTAGTCGATGCTGGAGACGTGCAAGCCCGAACGGTGCAATCGCTCCAGCGCAGTATTGATCGATTGCTCTCCACCACGCAGCTTGGCATTACGCTGTCGAGTTTGGCGCTGGGCTGGATCGGGGAATCGACAATGGCAGTGGTCGTTGCGGTGTGGTTAAATCACTTGCCATTGCCCAGCGCATGGATTCAGCCGATTTCACACTCGCTCTCGACGGCGATCGCGTTTCTGATGATTGCTTATTTACAGATCGTATTAGGTGAACTCTGTCCTAAATCCGTCGCGCTTTTATATTCAGAAGAAATTGCCAGATTTTTAGGTCCGTTTAGTTTAGCGATCGCTCGATTTTTCAATCCATTCGTCTGGGCATTAAATCAATCCACTCGATTACTATTGCGCTTGATCGGCATTCAGTACACCGGACAGGGTTGGTATAACCAGGTCACACCCGAAGAGTTGCAGCTCATCATCGCAACTTCAACCGAATCGAGCGGACTGGAGCAAGAAGAGCGTGAACTGCTGAGTAATGTCTTTGAGTTTGCGGAAGTTTCAGCCGAATCGGTAATGGTACGCCGTCCTAGCATGATCACGTTACCGATCGATGCGACAGTCCGCGATCTACTCGTCGAAGTCGCGGAAAGCGGACATTCTCGCTTTCCCATTACCGGAGAATCGCTGGATGACATTTGCGGGTTTGTGCATCTGAAAGAATTTGCAGAACCGTTGGTACAAGGAACATTGGATCTAGAAAGTCCAATTAAACCCTGGATTCAGCCGGCGCGATTCGTGCCAGAGTACACGACTTTAGGAGAATTGCTCAGCTTGATGCAGCGCGATCGACAACATATGGTGCTAGTCGTCGATGAGTTCGGGGGTACAGCAGGATTAGTCACAATTCAGGATTTAGTCACTCAAATTATTGGGGATCCGCCTGAATCCGAAAGCGATGAAGATCAAGAGATTCAGATCGTCGATGAGAATACCTTCTTAATCCAAGCGCAAGTCGATGTCGAAGAAATCAACGATCGACTGCACCTCGGTTTGCCCATGATGGATGAGTACCAAACGCTGGGAGGCTTTCTGTTTTATCAGTGGCAGAAAATCCCACACAAGGGCGAAACGCTGCAATATGCCAACTATGAGCTAACCGTTGTCTCCGCAGAAGGGCCACGCCTACACGAAATTCGGGTGCATCGGATCGAAACACCCGCCATGCTCGATGAATTCTCTAAGCCGGATTAA
- a CDS encoding outer membrane beta-barrel protein yields MRHILIAFSALAVVGVGCPTVAQSIPDPVSSPIDRAPENSSQNNSQSNLDPLDPEDTKSELGEIQIIDRPPPPRRQPDVQLLVRSSAFSSSNITALDALRIGDAVFVNSAHLLATPKLGENTRLIAAAGGGITRFASEGASNYNFVNYNVAVQQRLAPGTFGQLGWVQDTLYRDSNGQRLLQDNAVQLIVGRQDQISEQLRLDSFYELRASFANPNEQSRVTNTIGARLRYDITPTVQGALDYRLTFKSFTQVDRSDTEHQISALMTYNISPDVFLTGSASYLFGRSSNSAINLDNLSFGLGLGFNLPLF; encoded by the coding sequence ATGCGACATATTCTGATTGCTTTCTCTGCACTTGCAGTTGTGGGAGTGGGTTGTCCTACCGTTGCACAATCCATTCCCGATCCGGTTTCCTCTCCCATCGATCGCGCTCCCGAAAACAGCTCACAAAACAACTCACAGTCGAATCTCGATCCGCTTGATCCAGAAGACACAAAATCCGAACTGGGTGAAATTCAGATTATTGATCGCCCCCCGCCTCCGCGCCGTCAGCCGGATGTGCAATTGTTGGTGCGATCGTCTGCTTTCTCAAGCTCTAACATCACCGCTTTAGATGCCCTCAGAATCGGTGATGCGGTTTTCGTCAACAGTGCCCACCTGCTTGCAACCCCCAAACTCGGCGAGAACACGCGACTGATTGCGGCAGCAGGCGGCGGTATTACCCGCTTTGCCTCAGAAGGCGCTTCTAACTACAACTTCGTCAATTACAACGTCGCCGTTCAGCAGCGTCTCGCACCGGGAACCTTTGGACAGTTGGGATGGGTGCAAGATACGCTGTACCGAGATTCAAACGGACAGCGATTGCTGCAAGACAATGCGGTTCAACTGATCGTAGGGCGACAAGACCAGATCAGTGAACAACTGCGGCTAGATTCGTTTTATGAACTCAGAGCGAGTTTTGCCAATCCAAATGAGCAAAGCCGCGTTACCAATACGATCGGCGCGAGGTTGCGCTACGACATTACGCCCACTGTGCAAGGTGCATTAGATTATCGACTCACGTTCAAGAGCTTTACGCAGGTTGATCGATCCGACACTGAGCATCAAATCAGCGCGTTAATGACCTACAACATCAGCCCCGATGTCTTCTTGACGGGATCAGCCTCCTACTTATTTGGCCGATCGTCGAATAGCGCCATTAACCTAGATAACCTTTCCTTTGGTCTGGGATTGGGCTTTAACCTGCCGCTGTTCTAA
- a CDS encoding peptidylprolyl isomerase, with amino-acid sequence MSFCNVSFKRSVGALICTIALLIGVAAPVYALPQGNAIKDPKALLRYALPIDNDEIRQVQSSLEEISTQLRANRRWGAVTSDLNRADRILSLKKDKILASVVDDRKPEAEQLIEQLKAGIAELTEVAAAKDKSKTLEKRAELLDKVGDIESAMVTGFPYEVPQEYNNLPQLKGRATIAAKTSKGDLTIVVDGYSAPVTAGNFVDLVQRGFYNGLPFTRAEESYVLQVGDPPGKEVGFVDPKTNQYRAVPLEVLVKGDKVPTYGITLEDAGRYLDPPVLPFSAYGALALARPDFDPNGGSSQFFFFLFEPELTPAGANLLDGRYSIFGFVTDGADVLGQLKAGDTIESMKVVDGLENLVEPKDA; translated from the coding sequence ATGTCTTTTTGTAATGTTTCCTTCAAACGCTCTGTTGGCGCACTGATTTGTACGATCGCGCTCTTGATCGGGGTTGCCGCGCCTGTTTACGCACTTCCTCAAGGGAATGCGATCAAAGATCCAAAAGCATTATTGCGCTATGCGTTGCCGATCGACAATGACGAAATTCGCCAAGTGCAATCGAGTCTCGAAGAGATCTCGACTCAACTGCGAGCAAATCGTCGCTGGGGAGCGGTCACTTCAGATTTGAATCGAGCAGATCGGATTTTGTCGCTGAAAAAAGATAAAATTTTGGCAAGTGTGGTAGACGATCGCAAGCCCGAAGCCGAGCAATTAATCGAGCAGCTAAAAGCCGGAATCGCGGAACTGACGGAAGTTGCTGCTGCGAAAGATAAGTCAAAAACATTAGAGAAGCGGGCGGAATTGCTCGATAAAGTGGGCGATATTGAATCGGCGATGGTGACTGGCTTTCCGTATGAAGTGCCGCAAGAGTACAACAATCTGCCGCAACTGAAAGGACGAGCCACGATCGCAGCCAAAACCTCGAAAGGTGATTTAACGATCGTGGTGGATGGTTATAGTGCACCCGTGACGGCTGGAAACTTTGTCGATCTGGTACAGCGCGGTTTTTATAACGGCTTACCCTTTACTCGCGCTGAAGAATCTTACGTGCTGCAAGTTGGTGATCCACCCGGAAAGGAAGTGGGATTTGTTGACCCGAAAACAAACCAATATCGGGCAGTTCCACTCGAAGTCTTGGTGAAAGGCGATAAGGTTCCGACCTACGGCATTACTTTAGAAGATGCAGGACGCTACCTTGATCCCCCTGTGTTACCGTTCTCAGCGTATGGTGCTTTAGCGTTGGCACGTCCTGACTTTGATCCCAATGGTGGATCGTCTCAGTTCTTTTTCTTCCTGTTTGAGCCAGAATTAACTCCAGCAGGTGCAAACTTGCTCGACGGTCGATATTCGATTTTCGGCTTTGTGACGGACGGAGCAGATGTTTTGGGACAACTGAAAGCAGGAGATACGATCGAGTCAATGAAAGTTGTAGATGGCTTAGAAAACCTGGTCGAGCCAAAAGATGCTTAA
- the efp gene encoding elongation factor P: MISSNDFRPGVSIELDGSVWRVVEFLHVKPGKGSAFVRTKLKNAQNGNVVERTFRAGETVPQATLEKSTMQHTYKEGDEYVFMDMETYDEGRLSAAQIGDRVKYLKEGMEVNVVRWNEQVLEVELPNSVVLEVTQTDPGVKGDTATGGTKPAIVETGAQVMVPLFITIGEKIKIDTRNDTYLGREKE, translated from the coding sequence ATGATTTCCAGTAACGATTTTCGCCCCGGTGTCAGTATTGAGCTTGATGGCTCAGTGTGGCGCGTGGTGGAGTTTTTGCACGTTAAACCGGGTAAAGGGTCTGCATTTGTTCGCACCAAGCTGAAGAATGCTCAAAACGGCAACGTGGTTGAACGCACCTTCCGGGCAGGGGAAACGGTTCCCCAAGCTACGCTCGAAAAAAGCACGATGCAGCACACCTACAAAGAAGGTGATGAGTATGTGTTTATGGACATGGAGACCTACGATGAAGGTCGTCTCAGCGCGGCGCAAATTGGCGATCGCGTCAAATACCTCAAAGAAGGCATGGAAGTGAACGTCGTGCGCTGGAACGAGCAAGTTCTCGAAGTAGAACTGCCCAACTCTGTCGTTCTCGAAGTGACGCAAACCGATCCGGGCGTGAAAGGCGATACCGCAACGGGTGGCACAAAACCCGCGATCGTCGAAACAGGCGCACAAGTGATGGTTCCCTTGTTTATCACCATCGGGGAAAAGATCAAAATCGATACCCGAAATGATACTTATTTGGGAAGAGAGAAAGAATAA
- a CDS encoding YbaB/EbfC family nucleoid-associated protein, with product MSQGQGFGFGLGKMRELTDAIKKAQQVQEGAKRLQEELEQMEIVGESGGGLVKVTMSGNQEPLKVVISPDALKEDAETLSDLVLAATRTAYENSTATMRQKMEDLTGGLNLPGLG from the coding sequence ATGTCACAAGGACAGGGATTTGGCTTCGGGCTTGGCAAAATGCGCGAATTGACTGATGCCATTAAAAAAGCACAGCAGGTTCAAGAAGGCGCGAAACGGCTTCAGGAAGAACTAGAGCAAATGGAGATCGTGGGCGAATCTGGCGGCGGTCTGGTGAAAGTGACGATGAGTGGAAATCAGGAGCCGCTAAAGGTTGTGATTTCGCCAGATGCGCTGAAAGAAGATGCAGAAACGCTGTCTGATTTGGTTTTGGCAGCGACTCGTACCGCTTACGAAAACTCGACTGCAACCATGCGCCAGAAAATGGAAGACCTGACAGGCGGATTAAATTTGCCAGGATTGGGTTAA